One part of the Pseudomonadota bacterium genome encodes these proteins:
- a CDS encoding replication-associated recombination protein A, which yields MTGQQTIIQTALAPLAERMRPRVLADFVGQQHLLGNNKLLGKLLEQKQIPSLLLWGPPGTGKTTLARILARQSGYSFEFFSAVLSGVKEIREIVAKARQLKDQQGESTILFVDEIHRFNKSQQDAFLPHVECGLLTLIGATTENPSFHVISPLLSRCQVLVLYPLEPEELKTIALRAAEDPENGLGKLHLVFDTDALDHLVNASDGDARALLNSLEIAASLAARPDDSPSTISIEIIEEAVQQRFLRYDKNGEEHYNLISALHKSLRDSDPDGALYWLGRMLQGGEEPLYIARRLIRFASEDIGNADPQALNIALNARESYHILGSPEGELALFQAVIYLATAAKSNATYAAFNQVSEEIRKSGSLPPPLHIRNAPTKLMKNLGYGKGYQYAHDDPDALVEQEHLPESLAGKRFYHPTNRGHEAIIKDRLEKWRKILLERKKRKK from the coding sequence ATGACCGGACAGCAAACAATAATCCAGACAGCTCTAGCGCCCCTGGCGGAAAGGATGCGCCCCAGGGTTCTGGCCGATTTCGTCGGCCAGCAGCACCTGTTGGGCAACAATAAATTATTGGGAAAACTCCTGGAGCAGAAGCAGATCCCATCACTTCTTCTCTGGGGGCCGCCGGGCACCGGAAAAACCACTCTTGCAAGAATTCTCGCGAGACAATCAGGATACTCTTTTGAGTTTTTCTCGGCAGTGCTTTCCGGCGTCAAGGAAATCCGCGAGATTGTCGCTAAAGCCCGACAACTGAAAGACCAACAGGGCGAATCCACCATCCTCTTTGTCGACGAAATTCACCGGTTCAATAAAAGCCAGCAGGACGCCTTTCTGCCCCATGTGGAATGCGGCCTCCTCACCTTAATCGGCGCAACAACCGAAAACCCATCGTTTCACGTCATTTCTCCCCTGCTCTCCCGGTGCCAGGTGCTGGTGCTGTACCCCCTTGAACCCGAAGAGCTGAAAACCATTGCTCTTCGCGCCGCCGAAGATCCTGAAAACGGCCTGGGCAAACTGCATCTGGTTTTTGACACCGATGCCCTTGATCATCTGGTCAATGCATCAGACGGTGATGCACGGGCGCTGCTCAACAGCCTGGAGATCGCCGCATCCCTGGCTGCTCGCCCCGATGATTCACCATCAACTATCAGTATTGAGATAATTGAAGAAGCGGTGCAGCAGCGTTTCCTCCGCTACGATAAAAACGGCGAAGAGCATTATAACCTGATATCAGCCCTGCACAAAAGCCTCCGGGACAGCGACCCCGACGGCGCCTTATACTGGCTGGGAAGGATGCTGCAGGGCGGCGAGGAACCGCTCTATATCGCCCGCCGCCTGATCCGTTTCGCTTCTGAAGATATCGGTAATGCCGACCCGCAAGCCCTGAATATCGCCCTCAATGCCCGCGAAAGTTATCATATTCTGGGTTCCCCTGAGGGAGAACTGGCCCTTTTTCAAGCGGTAATCTATCTTGCCACCGCCGCAAAAAGCAATGCAACTTATGCGGCGTTCAATCAGGTTTCGGAGGAAATCAGAAAATCAGGCAGCCTGCCCCCGCCACTTCATATCAGAAATGCTCCGACGAAACTCATGAAAAACCTTGGCTACGGAAAGGGATATCAATATGCTCATGATGACCCTGATGCCTTAGTCGAGCAGGAACATCTGCCGGAATCCCTCGCAGGAAAAAGATTCTATCACCCGACGAATCGTGGCCATGAGGCGATTATCAAAGA
- a CDS encoding protein kinase, which translates to MLSNIFNKLVKPKAKATEIPEPAPPTSEEKNTPPPKKVFSPNWQPGDVIIDRYKVENVMSGSMGKVYICDHLGWGIKIAIKSPRPQVLADREGMKRILTEAKSWVHLGMHPNVAACYYVLSLEKIPHLFIEFIDGGSLDDWIKAGRCKDLRTTLSLAIQFCHGMEYTHSKGLIHRDIKPQNILVTKNALLKITDFGILLDQKKISGKDTGEKEAPLTLSEDDAENESTVGFRGTPGYASPEQFRDAHKVDRRTDIFSFGLCLWMMLCGQKPFKRNVQRNEIPEPVPANPVVTFPPILVELLKKSVAFDMEDRYPDFAAMRADLNEAYTSLFKVACPYAVLTNIDLRADSMNNRAVSLFELGREKEAVACLQHSLEINDLLPEAIYNLILLRWREGNSTPQRILRQIEATKKRFPKMTLLDDMELSFKEMIAAQRKKEPLPEIQFPEYKLCTPKVSVEIFREGQLYHSVQRSVRDHLRNKRFEECHNVLLTAWRNNGFKKDKILNNVYEQLLPIGEKESVAGAQRFLTLKGTDSPVTCLASVPGTWKIASSGPDGLLKLHDLSKPKQNPEILGEKNKPIHSLAVSSDGERLAFGTEDGKVRVWSINQGKNYPIEIAHKAPITALTFSPDNQWLVSGDLDGNIKFYGLATQKARTISIPESGGIRSINYLNKNLDLITGSDDSKLRIWSATDNEYIRIIEAHQVPLVTLSAAIDGNRFISVSQDHDVKVWESSTGRNLKSFQAHEETITSAIILPDKWTVVTGCEDDILKIWNSETGNCVYTLDGRGDGITSLALGPKPHTFLAGRQDGAILFWMIIYKLRFH; encoded by the coding sequence ATGCTTTCAAATATTTTCAACAAGCTGGTAAAACCAAAAGCGAAAGCGACCGAAATCCCTGAGCCCGCCCCTCCGACTTCCGAGGAAAAAAACACCCCTCCCCCCAAAAAGGTATTCAGTCCCAACTGGCAACCCGGCGATGTGATTATCGATCGATACAAGGTCGAAAATGTCATGTCAGGATCAATGGGCAAGGTCTATATCTGCGATCATCTCGGCTGGGGAATCAAGATTGCCATTAAATCCCCGAGACCCCAGGTTCTTGCCGACCGTGAAGGAATGAAACGCATTCTCACCGAAGCAAAATCATGGGTGCATCTGGGTATGCATCCCAATGTCGCCGCCTGTTATTACGTGCTTTCGCTGGAAAAAATCCCCCACCTGTTTATTGAATTCATTGACGGTGGCAGTCTTGATGACTGGATCAAGGCCGGAAGATGTAAAGACCTGCGCACCACCCTTTCTCTGGCCATTCAGTTCTGCCACGGCATGGAATACACCCATTCCAAGGGACTCATCCACCGGGACATAAAACCCCAGAATATCCTGGTTACCAAAAACGCCCTGCTGAAAATTACCGACTTCGGCATTCTGCTGGACCAAAAAAAAATCAGCGGCAAAGATACCGGAGAAAAAGAAGCACCATTGACCCTCTCCGAAGATGATGCAGAAAACGAATCCACCGTCGGTTTCCGTGGCACACCCGGATATGCTTCGCCGGAGCAGTTTCGCGATGCGCATAAGGTTGACCGGCGCACCGACATCTTTTCTTTCGGATTGTGTCTGTGGATGATGCTCTGCGGTCAGAAACCATTTAAAAGGAATGTCCAGAGAAATGAAATTCCCGAACCGGTGCCGGCCAATCCCGTTGTCACTTTCCCGCCCATTCTGGTTGAATTATTAAAAAAGAGCGTCGCCTTTGATATGGAAGACCGCTACCCTGATTTTGCTGCAATGCGCGCCGATTTAAATGAAGCCTACACCAGTCTGTTCAAGGTTGCCTGTCCCTATGCGGTTCTCACCAATATCGACCTTCGCGCCGACAGCATGAACAACCGGGCGGTTTCCCTGTTCGAACTGGGCAGGGAAAAAGAGGCCGTCGCCTGTCTGCAGCATTCCCTTGAAATAAATGATCTGCTGCCCGAAGCGATCTACAACCTCATCCTGCTTCGCTGGCGGGAAGGAAACAGCACGCCGCAGCGTATTTTACGACAGATTGAAGCAACCAAGAAAAGATTCCCCAAAATGACCCTTCTTGACGACATGGAGTTAAGCTTCAAGGAAATGATTGCCGCACAGCGTAAAAAAGAACCATTACCGGAAATTCAATTTCCCGAATACAAGCTCTGTACTCCAAAAGTTTCCGTTGAAATATTCAGGGAAGGACAATTATACCACTCGGTGCAACGTAGTGTGCGGGATCACCTGCGGAATAAAAGGTTCGAAGAATGCCATAATGTCCTGCTCACCGCCTGGCGGAATAACGGCTTCAAAAAGGACAAGATCCTCAATAACGTTTATGAACAACTCCTGCCCATTGGTGAAAAAGAGTCGGTTGCCGGCGCGCAACGGTTCCTGACCCTGAAGGGAACCGACAGTCCGGTCACCTGCCTTGCTTCAGTGCCCGGAACCTGGAAAATCGCCTCATCCGGGCCCGACGGCCTGCTCAAGTTGCATGATCTTTCAAAACCCAAGCAGAATCCTGAAATATTAGGAGAAAAAAATAAGCCGATACACTCTCTTGCGGTTTCCAGCGATGGAGAACGCCTGGCATTCGGCACCGAAGACGGCAAAGTACGGGTCTGGTCAATTAACCAGGGGAAAAATTATCCCATTGAGATTGCCCATAAAGCGCCGATCACCGCCCTTACCTTCAGCCCGGACAACCAATGGCTGGTTTCAGGTGATCTTGACGGCAATATAAAATTCTACGGTCTTGCCACCCAGAAAGCCAGGACCATTTCGATCCCTGAATCAGGGGGGATACGATCAATTAATTACTTGAACAAGAATCTTGATCTTATCACCGGCAGCGATGACAGCAAACTCCGGATATGGTCGGCAACCGACAATGAATACATCCGGATTATTGAGGCCCATCAGGTGCCGCTGGTTACTCTTTCGGCAGCGATTGATGGGAACCGGTTCATTTCCGTGAGTCAGGATCATGATGTAAAAGTCTGGGAAAGCAGCACAGGAAGGAATCTCAAATCTTTTCAGGCCCACGAAGAAACCATCACTTCGGCAATCATCCTGCCGGATAAATGGACCGTCGTCACCGGCTGTGAAGATGACATTCTTAAAATCTGGAACAGTGAAACCGGCAATTGCGTGTATACCCTGGACGGCAGAGGGGACGGAATTACCAGTCTTGCCCTGGGGCCTAAGCCCCATACATTCCTTGCCGGAAGACAGGACGGGGCCATATTGTTCTGGATGATAATCTATAAGCTCAGGTTTCATTAA
- a CDS encoding FHA domain-containing protein — MTEWALTLHDKIIKRFTIVDGQVLTIGRGSDAAVIIDNTAISRKHSSLELNDGVYYLSDLKSTNGTFVNGKRIDQSIPIALSDTINIGKFRLLPADMLTQDTAAVSASSMDMDMEDETVFVSTKTASKVPQVMDRSVKEKPNNQILVVEGDATPKAISLDGKSSVKIGKDPSCDMVIGGWFVAGAQCYIITKDDKFIIVPQRSWVKTRLNGSQISEERVLRKGDIIEIKNSRMRFD; from the coding sequence ATGACCGAATGGGCTCTTACCCTCCACGACAAAATCATTAAACGTTTTACTATTGTAGACGGTCAAGTTTTAACCATCGGCCGTGGAAGCGATGCGGCCGTCATTATTGACAACACCGCGATCTCAAGAAAACACTCAAGTCTTGAACTCAATGACGGCGTATACTATCTCTCGGATCTCAAAAGCACGAACGGTACATTTGTAAACGGCAAAAGGATCGACCAGTCAATTCCTATCGCGCTTTCCGATACTATCAATATCGGAAAATTCCGTTTGTTGCCGGCAGATATGCTTACTCAGGACACTGCGGCCGTCTCAGCGAGTTCCATGGATATGGACATGGAAGACGAAACCGTTTTTGTCAGCACCAAAACCGCTTCAAAGGTTCCCCAGGTGATGGACCGTTCCGTCAAGGAAAAACCAAATAACCAGATCCTGGTTGTTGAAGGTGACGCCACCCCCAAAGCGATTTCACTTGACGGTAAAAGCAGCGTCAAAATCGGCAAAGACCCTTCATGCGATATGGTTATTGGCGGCTGGTTTGTCGCCGGGGCCCAGTGCTATATAATTACCAAGGATGATAAATTCATTATCGTGCCACAACGCAGTTGGGTAAAAACACGATTAAACGGCAGCCAGATCAGCGAAGAGCGTGTTTTGCGCAAAGGCGACATTATTGAAATCAAAAATAGCAGAATGCGTTTTGATTAA
- a CDS encoding HDOD domain-containing protein yields the protein MTTEEKIPSERLSEIFSKINMSELPAMSSNVMELLSLAGDGVSGANELAEIILKDYSLTNKVLQVVNSAFYSLSRPVTTISRAITMLGYDAIRDLATPIALFEDFVKSGVEKEGISKILAASFLSGLQARDLVIRKNLKMNSEEAFICSLLRDLGKIIVCIYLPGSYREIESLVDKGEDENEATSKVLDELTFSEIGMEVAKFWNLSAKVIAAMEVDPPKPQSTYDEDAMLTSLADFTNRLVDAVTKENDISPLMSKYARLFSLEYDELVGLMNWSIEAAENISAPMRFGLTKLKIKSKVLILELSIKNRARIKRQPAGDDAVEGETGESKEKSVSGIDAFVDKLMHEMSETLTGSFNINDVYKKILEGLCKGVGYERAILSFVKARSTKVSLVGRMGFGDIDSQGVVGFEHALYSSFMLANPSLVIPRSLKACKDMAIPVNTPNVFPEELDVYVRDRNVYLFPICIDKKPIGLFYLDRKAESPRLDENQLKATRVLRDLAVMAIIRKRDQEE from the coding sequence ATGACCACAGAAGAAAAAATACCTTCGGAACGCCTTTCTGAAATATTTTCCAAGATAAACATGAGTGAACTGCCGGCCATGTCAAGCAATGTCATGGAGTTGCTCTCCCTTGCTGGTGACGGGGTCAGTGGCGCCAATGAACTTGCTGAAATAATTCTCAAGGATTATTCCCTGACTAACAAGGTGTTGCAGGTTGTCAACTCGGCATTTTATTCTCTTTCCCGACCGGTGACCACCATATCACGGGCGATTACCATGCTGGGCTACGATGCCATACGGGATCTGGCCACCCCAATTGCCCTTTTTGAAGATTTTGTCAAATCAGGCGTGGAGAAGGAAGGGATATCCAAGATCCTTGCTGCTTCATTTTTAAGCGGTTTGCAGGCCCGGGACCTGGTGATCCGCAAAAACCTGAAAATGAACTCCGAAGAGGCGTTTATCTGCTCCCTGTTGCGTGATCTGGGGAAAATCATCGTCTGTATCTATCTCCCTGGTTCGTATCGGGAAATAGAAAGTCTGGTTGACAAGGGAGAGGACGAAAATGAGGCCACCAGCAAGGTGCTTGATGAGCTGACTTTTTCCGAGATAGGAATGGAGGTTGCCAAGTTCTGGAATCTTTCTGCAAAGGTTATTGCGGCCATGGAAGTCGACCCCCCCAAACCCCAGAGCACCTATGATGAAGATGCAATGCTCACCAGTCTTGCAGATTTTACCAACCGCCTGGTGGATGCGGTGACTAAGGAAAACGATATCAGTCCTCTGATGAGTAAATACGCCAGGCTCTTCTCTCTGGAATATGATGAGCTGGTCGGTCTGATGAACTGGAGCATTGAGGCGGCCGAAAACATTTCCGCTCCCATGCGTTTTGGGCTGACCAAGCTGAAGATCAAGAGCAAGGTCCTGATTCTTGAATTGTCGATAAAGAATCGGGCCAGGATAAAGAGGCAACCGGCTGGAGACGATGCTGTTGAAGGAGAAACCGGAGAGAGTAAAGAGAAATCGGTTTCAGGGATTGATGCGTTTGTCGATAAACTGATGCATGAGATGTCCGAGACCCTTACCGGTTCTTTTAATATTAATGATGTGTATAAGAAGATACTTGAGGGACTCTGTAAGGGCGTCGGCTATGAAAGGGCGATTCTCTCATTTGTTAAGGCCCGTTCCACAAAGGTTTCTCTGGTCGGCAGAATGGGCTTTGGCGATATTGATTCTCAAGGCGTGGTCGGTTTTGAGCATGCATTATATTCATCATTCATGCTTGCCAATCCCTCATTAGTGATACCCCGGTCCCTTAAGGCATGCAAGGACATGGCAATTCCTGTGAATACCCCGAATGTTTTTCCTGAAGAACTGGATGTATATGTCCGGGATCGGAATGTCTATCTTTTTCCGATATGTATCGATAAAAAGCCCATCGGGCTTTTTTATCTTGACCGCAAGGCGGAATCGCCGCGACTTGATGAAAACCAGCTCAAGGCAACCCGGGTGCTCAGAGATCTTGCGGTTATGGCGATCATCAGGAAACGGGATCAGGAAGAGTAG
- a CDS encoding protein phosphatase 2C domain-containing protein, translating into MLDFIKKLFSPPPKPLASYGRTDTGRVRGHNEDAFCILPEQHVFLVADGMGGHNAGEVASRIAIEALTDYIINKAGKNLQGSNEEIRHALINGLRKANEKVMTLAASDDDLQGMGCTFVSCLVAGNSLHTCHVGDARCYIADEKKLEQITTDHTSLAKFDQKVRDDDMTMEIVPPPRHVVTRAIGFPFNEDPEYHTRNIRPGNRILLCSDGLWSMVDHDEMHRIITNAESPEQASNLLVDRANEGGGKDNITAVVVFID; encoded by the coding sequence ATGCTTGATTTCATAAAAAAACTATTCAGTCCACCTCCCAAACCACTGGCAAGCTATGGCCGTACCGATACGGGAAGAGTTCGAGGCCACAACGAAGATGCCTTTTGCATCCTTCCGGAACAACATGTCTTCCTGGTCGCGGACGGCATGGGCGGCCACAATGCCGGTGAAGTTGCAAGCCGTATCGCCATAGAGGCACTTACCGATTACATTATCAACAAAGCCGGCAAGAACCTGCAGGGCAGCAATGAAGAAATTCGTCACGCGCTGATCAACGGCTTGAGAAAGGCAAATGAAAAGGTCATGACCCTTGCCGCCTCTGATGATGATCTCCAGGGCATGGGCTGCACCTTTGTCTCCTGCCTTGTTGCCGGCAATTCCCTGCATACCTGCCATGTCGGAGACGCACGCTGCTATATTGCCGATGAAAAAAAGCTTGAACAGATAACTACAGACCATACGTCTCTGGCAAAATTTGACCAGAAAGTGCGGGATGATGATATGACCATGGAAATCGTACCGCCGCCCCGCCATGTTGTGACCAGGGCAATAGGATTTCCTTTTAATGAAGACCCGGAATACCACACCCGCAACATTCGCCCGGGAAATCGTATTTTACTGTGTTCAGACGGCCTCTGGTCCATGGTCGATCATGATGAAATGCACCGGATCATCACCAACGCCGAGTCCCCGGAACAGGCGAGCAACCTGCTGGTTGACCGGGCAAATGAAGGCGGCGGCAAGGACAACATCACCGCAGTTGTTGTTTTTATTGATTAA